CAAGTTATTGGCCAACCTGGTTGAAAACTCCTCTTCAGTCTCACCTGAAAAGAGACCGAAAAAAAATTCCTTTATATCAGGGAACAGAGaagataaaacaaaacaagggtAACTAACCAATAACCTGGAAGATGGTAGCGCCAATAATGGGGACAGTCAGTATGCAACACAAATGGAGCCGGCAGATCAAATTTTTGATGCAGAGCAGGAAGACTAGAAAAAGCAAAAGCATTAGGGGGTGGGTAAAACATTAAGCAACTTGGTAATCGAACACTGATTTGTCATTACCCTGACAGACTTGCAGCTATTAGAGTTGATCCATGGTATCTGATAAAACATGAAAAGTTAAAGCAAACTCAGTAATATTCTCCTAAGCAGATGCACGAGATTTATGCAAAGTgtgaccaaaagaaaaaagtataGCAGTCAGATTACGATTTTGATCGAGCTATGAATTTCTTCTTGTTTGGCCTCCCTAGGGCATTGTTGTAATACCACACTAGCTTCACCTACAAGCACACGGGACAAATGTGAAAAATTCAGCTTACAACATAAAATCAAGAACAAAGTTGGTCCCCAGAGCAATTTTTGCCTTTTTCCATTATATTTGACAAAGCTACCATCGATGAACAAATGCATCTGTATGGGATCTAAAAATTTCTGAGGTGATGGAGTAGTTTTCAAGAATGGACATCACAATCTTCATTTACAACATGATGACAAAGAAATACAGCAGATACCATAATCTTTCAAGCAACCCCCAGCCTTTTAATTTTCTGCCTTTTCACTTCTTCTGACACTTCCATAGAAGCTGTATCTTTCCTATATTGCAGATGAATTTCCAGAGTACTACTGATGTTTACTTAATGTATTAAATAGAAATCCAAGTTCTCTAAGGTGCCGCAAACTATTCAAAAAGATGAAAGCAGCAAGTGAAGGACAATTTACTGAAAAGCTTCTTGGCAAAAAGAGAACCTGTGTATCATTTGCTTCTGATCCACTATTtgtgaaaaatgcttttgacATTGTTGAAGGGGTGAATAGTTCTATGAGCTCCTTAGCAAGATCCTACAAATCCCCTAAAGTAAATTAGCAGAACATATATTGCAACAAACAAAAGAGTTAGCATACCAAAAGAAAGATTATCACACCAAAGAAGGTTTTGTTGTGCGATTCCAAAAGGAGTGGTAAAATGGTAAGGTGTTTAGTTGTTTAGCAGCAGCAGCAATAAGCCTAGGTTCATTCCCACCTGCGAGTTTGCAAGGATATTGAGACATTAAGCTTAAGACACGCGGTCCACATTCCGGTGAAAAGCTTATATTGGTAGATAAAAAAGATGGGGGAATGTTTgggggaaaggggaaatggtATACATTCTTTAGGTAGGTACATGTGTAAACCACGTATAGGAATTCACATATATGAACAGGATTATACACATTTTTCTTGACTAAAGTTGATCCCCATTGGATCCAACTATTTACCATATTGTGACAGGTCATATCATTTTTCGATGTAGCCATGAAAACCATATGATTGTGGAGAACATATACAAAAGAACATCTTCAGAATACAATACTAAGACAACTCAGGTAATGGTCTCTGCATCTGATATAAAACTTACAGGATGTAGTAACTACTGAGAACTAGGAAATTCTTTACTGTGGAACAAAAGAATTCTGTTTATTTTACTTCATCAACATCACAAAATAATGAACAAGAACAACTGTGAATTGTCATCCGGAAATGGTCTGCACAGAGCATTTGCCCCACCTCAATTTTGTGAGTTGAGCATTTTCCTGACTATTAAACAGTGCTAACATATTGGCTTCTCATTTAAACTTAAGCAGCAACAACTAGCAAGAAAAGTCTTTCTTGATAACCTATTCCTAATAGGCACTTGCGACTAGGATATTTAACAAGATAAGAGGAAAAATTTTGATAGGACTTAAAAGGAGGAATCTGATTTTTAGACGTTTCCATTTCTCTGATGAAGACGGataattctgcaatttttcgATATTCAGGATTGCTACATTGCTATATAGATTAGCCACTAAAGGCAAGTAAGTTTCATCATAGAGAAACCAAAGACAGGCAGACCACAGGGACAGGTTCCGGTATAAAAGCAAACGTAAAGAAAATGATAACATTGGCAACTGAATACCTAAAGCCGTGGACCACAGGCCAGCCAGAGCATCTAGATATTTTTTACCATTAACATCATAGACATAGGAACCCTGTAAATTGAGAAGAAAAAGGTCAAGACAAGTGACatatgaaataaatgaaactaAAATCTTTCAAAGGCCCCTACCTCAGATCTTTCGATAACCAGAGGATCCAAATCAGTGGACTGCCAACCAGCTGTGAAGGGTGCCAACATTTCATGGCCCTTGAAACTGTAAAACTCAAGAACATAAGCTAATAAGATACCAATTTCGGCCTCTGCGAATCAagataataagaatataaaatgcAGAAAAGAGCAACTAGAACAAATATAAGAAACTCAAACAAAAGGAAACAAGTAGAGGCATAAGCGATGTTTTATGCGCAGCAGTGGAAGAGAAGAAcgaaaggagaaaaaagaggaGGAGAATGATAGCAAGGAAATGTATACTTACCCTTTATCATCAATTGCAGAAACATCCTTCTGTGCAGCTGCCTCTGTACTATTCCATCTATTCTGGGAGGGAGCCTGAGTAATGTGATCCTGCAACCTGCTTGCAACTGGCGTACAATTTACGACAGGAAAGCCAACCTGCATACCCCAATAGCTGCATTTGTTAAAGTATTTccctcatttttatttttatttttatttttacttttggGGTAAAAGACAAGCAGCAGCCATGACAGAAGCTCagattaagaaaaaataataatactaattGGGAACCTTAGCATTAAGGACAGTATGTTAGCTTGGAAGTCAGTCGGAAAATGTGTTAGGAATACACTAACAGAACATCTAGCAGCGAACGTGATTATCTGGGTGCTAGTTTTAGGGCAAGGAACCATAGATTGACAAACTTGAATACTGGGTTTTGAGTTGCTATGGTTTCTGGTTTTGATTACTATCTCAAGACTGAACAGAAAAAGTAAAATAAGACAAGAAAGGGAGGCAGGCAGAAATAAAGTCGATCAGCTTGAAAATGCAGAAGCCCATAAGGAGGAGAGTTGATGATGAACAAGCAAGTAAAGTACGTAGTAGTAAGCATTCAAGAAAAGGGAATCCCCAATATATAGGAGTAATAACCAAACTCCTATCCATCCACAATACATAGTATAGacatgtgtgtgtatatataacACGTGCTAGGAGGAATATACCAACATGTCAATCATCAAAGCAAGGCAGAAAGGTTTAAGGAGAGATGTAGAGAGAGGCAGAAAAAGAGATGGTGATACCTttgcggcggcggcggcggtgGCCTTTTGCAGAGTGGATCGAAGGAGGAGACGGTTGACCACGTTTGCCATTCTCTGTCTTTCTTTCTCTATTGAATCCTTGCCCCTACCCTTTCTCTTTATTAATTGATAGGGGGGCTTAAAAGAGCAGATGTTTGTAGTATAAACTTGGGACGgagggagggaggaggaggatcAGAAATAAGATGTAATTGAGACGACAAGGTAGAAATGAATTAATCTGGAGGAGTGACAACTGACAAGGAGGGGAGAATGCCAATAGAGACGCAGcagagaaaggaagaaagaaacaagAGGAACAGAGCAGACGACCGACGAGCGCTAGCGATGGCTTGGGTTAAATACTCCTACAACTATCCTTTCCTGTGTGGTAGGTAATCAGTAGTAATTACTGCTGCTGCTAAGTGCTAAGATCACATAACCGGTCCCTTTTAGCAGTACACAACAAAATAAGTAACGGAGGAGGAGGACTCCGAACTCCGAAGTATTTGGGTCCCCCCTTCAAGTTCTATCTTGATCACTTATTATTACTTGCTAGGATTATCAGCTTTGCATGTGGTATATGCAATACGAATGAGGACAAGATTCTACAGTCTACAGTAGTCGAAAACCGATCATTTCGATCAGTATAATAGATTTGTGTCTCCATCTCCGCTCTGCATTATTAGAAGTTATTATTACTAGAATTtcaacaatttttatttattttttataattcaTTACTTCATTATTTATAACAAATTTCAATCGACAAATTGATTTCCTtgttttgtcttcttttttattttgtaacaACTAGTTTCCTTCCTTTTTCACTCTTTTATTCATAGCAAACTTTTAATCATTTTACTAATTCCTATCTTATATACATTTGTATTGATTATGCCTTACTAAATCTTTTTATCAATAAACTTAATAATTTGTGGGCTTATTTTTAATTCTCTCCAATCACTTTTTGTGGGCTTATTGTTTGGCTTGGTTATAATTAGAATTTGCTATTACTAAAATTTTTGGCTTTGTTATTTGTTACTACTTCTAAAATGTTGATAATTTTGTATTTCATATTTTTAGCATATGACTCATATTGATCTATTTAAGTTGTATAATTAGTTATAGTTTTTTaaatttctctattatttattatGTTTTCTTCTTGGGAATCCAATTTCTTAGCAACTTATTACAAGTCAAAAATCGTTTTATGTG
This genomic stretch from Coffea eugenioides isolate CCC68of unplaced genomic scaffold, Ceug_1.0 ScVebR1_180;HRSCAF=731, whole genome shotgun sequence harbors:
- the LOC113755880 gene encoding gamma aminobutyrate transaminase 3, chloroplastic-like gives rise to the protein MANVVNRLLLRSTLQKATAAAAAKVGFPVVNCTPVASRLQDHITQAPSQNRWNSTEAAAQKDVSAIDDKGFKGHEMLAPFTAGWQSTDLDPLVIERSEGSYVYDVNGKKYLDALAGLWSTALGGNEPRLIAAAAKQLNTLPFYHSFWNRTTKPSLDLAKELIELFTPSTMSKAFFTNSGSEANDTQVKLVWYYNNALGRPNKKKFIARSKSYHGSTLIAASLSGLPALHQKFDLPAPFVLHTDCPHYWRYHLPGETEEEFSTRLANNLEALILKEGPETIAAFIAEPVMGAGGVIPPPATYFEKIQAVVKKYDILFIADEVICAFGRLGTMFGCEKYNIKPDLVSMAKALSSAYMPIGAVLVSPEVSDVIYSQSNKLGSFSHGFTYSGHPVSCAVALEAVRIYKERNIVEQVNKIAPKFQDGLKAFSDSPIIGEIRGTGLILGTEFTDNKSPNDAFPSEWGIGSYFGAQCEKHGMLVRVAGDNILMSPPFILTPGEVDELIGIYAKALKATEERVAELKAQKK